Proteins from a genomic interval of Acidobacteriota bacterium:
- a CDS encoding VCBS repeat-containing protein, translating into NTITSIQWGAGYAPYFDTPVPADYDGDGKADLAIWRGADSIWYIRKSSDGGFILDLWGANYAPYFDVPTPGDYDGDGKADLAVWRRSGTWFVKRSTDGSFLIQNQGQSGDVPVPAYGVR; encoded by the coding sequence AACACCATCACCAGCATTCAATGGGGGGCAGGCTATGCGCCGTATTTCGACACGCCTGTCCCGGCGGATTATGACGGCGACGGCAAAGCGGACTTGGCGATCTGGCGCGGCGCGGATTCGATCTGGTACATCCGCAAGTCATCGGATGGCGGGTTCATCCTCGACCTGTGGGGCGCGAATTATGCGCCCTACTTCGATGTGCCGACGCCGGGTGATTATGACGGCGATGGCAAGGCGGATCTTGCGGTGTGGCGGCGCTCGGGGACGTGGTTCGTCAAGCGCAGCACAGACGGTTCGTTCCTGATCCAAAACCAGGGACAAAGCGGCGACGTGCCGGTGCCGGCGTATGGTGTGCGCTGA
- a CDS encoding VCBS repeat-containing protein, with the protein MFDSRLFSSFQASPAGSRSSFKFTKRIFAFALCTALLWGALCGLTRVLGFDQAPLQLNGFVQQARLIANDGEGSDQLGRSVAISGDTVVAGAPGDNIGANANQGSAYVFRRSGATWAQEAQLLAPDGLGGDSFGQSVAIDGDVIAVGAAFDDKPAGSNAGSVYVFRRTGTVWAFEQKLVPNDPQANDRFGNAVSLVGDLVLVGASLKDIGANADQGAAYVFKRAAGTWTQQTRLTATNGVVSDGVALDEFGYGVALNGNTALIGVPGRASGKGVAYVFTTDGTTWMFQQQFTNNTLAANDRFGNAVALNADTALIGAPNALAAHQGAGFVFTRSGTTWAEQAQLIANDGAADDGFASSVALIGETALLGAPFDNLGFSEEINDQGSAYEFVRAGTNWFQQTKLKANDGAADDQTGIAVALSAQYAVVGSWLKDINASLDQGAAYVFLASCPNLTITPATLPAGAPNVAYSQTLTASGGVAPYSFALDSGALPVGLSLSAAGVLSGTTAEQGNFTFAVKATDANGCFNTRPYTLAIGACPTITFNPQILAPAPVGQTYIHSILADGGAAPYNFSVSAGSLPPGIALSSGGVLNGTPTTLGSFGFTLKATDSNGCSGTRSYTLTITCQLITLNPEALPQASVGQSYSQTFTASGGNAPYTFSQNGGTLPTGLTLTPAGVLSGTPSAVGNFTFAVKVTDAGGCMVTHSYAVAACAPITVNPATLPAGRPGQLYPALTFTGTGGIDPYTFVLTGTLPTGLSFNAGVLSGTPTQPGGFPLTVTATDGNGCVGSRSYTLLVNSRAVQGDYDGDGKTDLTVWRGPVGTWLTIRSGNGTLSSINWGTSNAPFNDVPVPGDYDGDGKVDVAVFRRSDGVWYIVKSGSAQILTQAWGVGTDIPVPGDYDGDGKTDLAVWRPSDGNWYILKSSDGQFIVQSWGSPNAPFNDVAVPADYDGDGKTDIAIFRRQTGVWFVRKSSDGQALIQAWGVGTDVPVPGDYDGDGKADFAVWRPGDGNWYVLKSSNGQFQVTQWGSAALGDIPVPGDYDGDGKTDIAVWRPGNGTWYVIRSTNGAFLIQAHGQAGDTPVVK; encoded by the coding sequence ATGTTTGATTCGCGCTTGTTTTCCTCTTTTCAAGCAAGCCCCGCAGGTTCACGTTCATCATTCAAGTTTACCAAACGCATTTTCGCCTTCGCGCTCTGTACGGCTTTGCTCTGGGGGGCTTTGTGCGGGTTGACGCGCGTATTGGGGTTTGACCAGGCGCCCTTGCAACTCAATGGTTTTGTGCAACAGGCGCGGCTGATTGCCAACGATGGCGAAGGCAGCGATCAATTGGGCCGTTCGGTGGCGATCAGCGGCGATACCGTCGTGGCCGGCGCGCCGGGCGACAATATCGGCGCGAACGCCAATCAGGGTTCGGCGTATGTTTTCCGCCGCAGTGGCGCGACTTGGGCGCAAGAGGCGCAATTGCTCGCGCCCGATGGTTTAGGCGGTGACAGCTTTGGTCAGTCCGTCGCGATTGACGGCGATGTCATCGCGGTCGGAGCCGCTTTTGATGACAAACCGGCGGGCAGCAATGCCGGTTCGGTGTATGTGTTCCGGCGCACGGGCACGGTCTGGGCCTTTGAGCAAAAGCTGGTGCCCAACGATCCGCAGGCGAATGATCGGTTCGGCAATGCGGTTTCGCTGGTCGGCGACCTGGTGCTGGTGGGCGCTTCGTTAAAAGACATCGGCGCGAATGCGGATCAGGGCGCGGCTTATGTTTTCAAACGCGCGGCTGGCACCTGGACGCAACAGACGCGGCTGACGGCGACGAATGGTGTGGTGAGCGATGGCGTGGCGCTGGATGAATTCGGCTACGGCGTGGCACTCAACGGCAATACCGCGCTGATCGGCGTGCCCGGACGCGCGAGCGGCAAAGGCGTGGCGTATGTCTTCACGACTGATGGCACGACGTGGATGTTCCAGCAACAATTCACCAACAACACGCTGGCGGCGAATGACCGCTTCGGCAACGCGGTGGCGTTGAATGCCGACACGGCGCTCATCGGCGCGCCCAACGCGCTGGCCGCGCATCAGGGCGCAGGTTTCGTTTTTACGCGCAGCGGCACGACTTGGGCTGAGCAGGCGCAATTGATTGCCAACGATGGCGCGGCGGATGACGGCTTTGCTTCGTCCGTGGCGCTGATCGGCGAGACGGCGTTGCTGGGCGCGCCCTTTGATAATCTGGGGTTCAGCGAAGAGATCAATGATCAAGGCTCGGCGTATGAATTCGTGCGCGCGGGCACGAATTGGTTTCAACAGACCAAGCTCAAAGCCAATGACGGCGCGGCGGACGATCAAACCGGCATCGCCGTCGCGCTCAGCGCGCAATATGCCGTGGTCGGTTCCTGGTTGAAAGACATCAACGCCAGCCTTGATCAAGGCGCGGCCTACGTCTTTCTGGCGTCTTGCCCGAACTTGACGATCACGCCGGCAACGCTGCCTGCCGGTGCGCCCAATGTGGCATACAGCCAAACGCTGACGGCCAGTGGCGGCGTTGCGCCATACAGCTTCGCGTTGGATAGCGGCGCGTTGCCGGTGGGATTGAGCTTGTCGGCGGCGGGCGTCTTGTCCGGCACAACGGCTGAGCAGGGCAATTTCACTTTCGCCGTCAAAGCGACCGACGCGAATGGCTGTTTCAACACGCGCCCCTACACCTTGGCGATTGGCGCGTGCCCGACGATCACGTTTAACCCGCAGATCCTCGCGCCCGCGCCGGTGGGACAGACTTACATCCATTCGATCCTCGCGGATGGCGGCGCCGCGCCGTATAACTTCAGCGTGAGCGCGGGCAGCCTGCCGCCGGGCATCGCGCTGTCTTCAGGCGGCGTACTCAATGGGACTCCCACGACGTTGGGCAGTTTCGGCTTCACGTTGAAGGCGACCGACTCGAATGGTTGCAGCGGCACGCGCAGTTACACGCTGACGATCACCTGCCAATTGATCACGCTCAACCCCGAAGCGTTGCCGCAGGCTTCCGTCGGCCAGTCGTACAGCCAGACGTTTACGGCGAGTGGCGGCAATGCGCCTTACACGTTCAGTCAAAACGGCGGCACATTGCCGACGGGGCTGACGCTGACGCCGGCGGGTGTGTTGAGCGGGACTCCCAGCGCCGTGGGCAACTTCACCTTTGCCGTCAAAGTGACCGATGCGGGTGGTTGCATGGTGACGCACAGTTACGCGGTGGCGGCCTGTGCGCCGATCACGGTGAATCCGGCCACCTTGCCCGCCGGGCGTCCGGGGCAACTTTATCCGGCGCTCACCTTCACCGGCACCGGCGGGATTGATCCTTATACTTTTGTGTTGACCGGCACGTTGCCGACCGGATTGAGTTTCAATGCCGGTGTGTTGAGCGGCACGCCCACGCAACCGGGCGGCTTCCCATTGACGGTGACGGCGACCGATGGCAATGGCTGTGTGGGCAGCCGCAGCTATACGTTGCTGGTCAATTCGCGCGCGGTGCAGGGCGATTACGATGGCGACGGCAAAACCGATCTCACCGTGTGGCGTGGGCCGGTGGGCACCTGGCTGACGATTCGCAGCGGGAACGGCACGTTGTCGAGCATCAACTGGGGCACCAGCAATGCGCCGTTCAACGATGTGCCGGTGCCGGGCGATTACGACGGCGATGGCAAAGTGGATGTCGCCGTTTTCCGTCGTTCGGATGGTGTCTGGTACATCGTCAAAAGCGGCAGCGCGCAAATCCTGACGCAAGCCTGGGGTGTCGGCACAGACATCCCGGTGCCCGGCGATTATGACGGCGATGGCAAGACCGATCTGGCCGTCTGGCGGCCCTCGGATGGCAACTGGTACATCTTGAAAAGCTCTGACGGTCAATTCATCGTGCAATCCTGGGGCAGTCCGAATGCGCCCTTCAACGATGTGGCGGTGCCGGCGGATTACGACGGTGACGGCAAAACCGACATTGCCATCTTCCGGCGGCAAACCGGCGTCTGGTTCGTGCGCAAGAGTTCCGACGGACAAGCGTTGATACAAGCCTGGGGGGTGGGAACCGACGTGCCCGTGCCGGGCGATTATGACGGCGATGGCAAGGCTGATTTCGCCGTCTGGCGTCCTGGCGATGGCAATTGGTACGTGCTCAAGAGCAGCAACGGCCAGTTCCAAGTGACACAATGGGGCAGCGCCGCACTGGGCGATATACCGGTGCCGGGCGATTACGACGGCGATGGCAAGACCGACATCGCTGTCTGGCGGCCCGGCAATGGCACCTGGTATGTCATTCGCAGCACGAATGGCGCGTTCCTGATTCAGGCGCACGGACAAGCCGGTGATACACCCGTCGTGAAATAA